The nucleotide sequence GAGCTATGTGGACTGGATGCCAAGCAAAGCAGGTAGGATAGTTACTTGTAAGAGTTGTCTTGAACCATTACTGTTTCAGTTGTTGGCAACTACTAAGGGCCAAGTTTGGGTTATCTCAGTTTCCAAGAATATATTAGCATGTCTTGTTCAGGATATGATTGATAGTGATCTttagaagaaataggaaaataaccATAAAGCTCACAAGACAAGAGGGGGAAGCCATGGAAATGTCAAATATGATTGTGTCCCTTAAAGAAAACCTTGGGGAAAAATATTCAAAACAATCATACAAGTTTACCCACTAAGAAGTAGGGTCTTCATTAGTAGCACCTGTATTTAGATGAAATTGAGCAGCAATGAAACTGTGCAGAAGAAGGGTTGGTCATAACATCTCAGTGAAATGCCACTGAGGGCCTTTGTAGAAAGCACATCAAGGAAAGATACACACGACCTTCTCGACCATTTAATGTGACAGAGCCACTACAAGGAAGCAAGGAGGATTTCCTATTCTACGACAATGCAGCTAGCATCCTCATCATAAAGCAGTATTTCTCTACAAGGAACTGCACACCAACATGTCACAGATAAAAGTTTAAATGGTCAAATATGTTAACATTAGAACAGCACCACCTGTTATCAAATGTGGGGTGAAGAGTAGGTGAAGTcaatatataatgaaatatacatctatctatctctatatatacatatacatgtacatatattcttGATCCCAGATGTAAATATAAAGTCCCCCAAAGTTGGCACATTCACAGaacaaaatgtctttttaaaaattattacttgATGTTTCTGGGTCTGGAGAAACATGTTATAGGAAAATGCTTCACATTGGTTAGGTTCTTGCATTGTGCTTTGTTCCCCccctcaaaagaaatacaaaagccCATGCAAATGACAGTTCCTTGCCTTTTATCAACAGGTGGGCTGATGATGAATGACTTGGCATAGTGAGTGGTTATTTTTTCTATACCAGCTCAAAAAATACATATAGAACACTAGTGATACTGACATGTGATCTTTCTGGGGTGGATCAGCCCACAGCAATGGTCATTGCTCAGTCTTTGTAAGCTCGTGTTGGGGAGGTTCCCTTATAGAAGATATTCCGAGTATTTTCTGGGCTGTTGCTTCTTTCAGGAATTAAGATGATGTTACCCTTTCTCCTCAATGTGGAGTCACGGCTTGAGGAGATGGACAATGTCTCTGAGCCAATTTCACTTCCTTCTACAGGAGTGACACGGATGGTTGTGATTCCATGATGATGGTGCTCATTGCTGTCAATGTTGCTTCTCTTCCGATCTCCGGACCCAAAACTGTCTTTTAGGGACTCACAGCTCTCGGAGTCTCTGTTGAGGTCATTGAGCTCATAGGTTTGACGAAGACTACCTTTCTCAGGGGCTTTCCATTTCCAAGATCCACTCCCTTCACCTTCTGAAGATGGGATCTGGATGATTGGTCGATTGTTTTCAGGATGGGCTTCAACTCTCACAATCCCACCAGGTTCATGATCTGTCAAGGTTTTGTAACGGATAGACCCAGTGCAGGTGACTGTGCTACCTTCAGTGTTCTTTGGACTACTCTGTAAGACTCCTTGCTGCTTTGACATGGCGATGACCTGCATAATCCGAGGTTGGCTATTGCTCCGACTACAAGCAACACTCTTCTCAGCAGCTTTCAGCCACTTGGCTCTAGCAGAGCTACTTTTAGGAGAAGTGTTTATGTTTTCCTGGGTCTCCTCAGGAATATGCACCAGTTGTGATGAACCTGGTCGAGACTGAATAGACACCCTTGGTCCACCAGGCATACTATTGTTACATACTGGGACATTTCCAGGCTGGATTTTTAGGTACTGATTTCCAGGCCCATGGTGGTCTCCATTAACCCCTACCCTTGCTGGTTCAGAGCTTGACCTCATTTCTATGGATCTTGGTGGAGACTGGCCAGGTTCAGGCTCTAAGACTTGCAAGGATAATTTCCGACTTTCATTCTTGCTCTTCCACTGGGTGAGAAGCTGCTTTGAGCGGGCAGAATCCATGGAGGCATGAATTGTTGCGTTTCTTCTCACAGGATCTTCCACCGATGGGGTGTTGGCCCTGGGTAATGTGTTACTGAATGTGACCATATTCTCCTTCCCCATGGGACTTCGTGGGGTAATGATTTCCACATCAGCATTTGCCCTTTTGAGGTTTGTCAGTGAGCTTGCATCTCTTGGGTTTCGGTTTAGGATTGCTTCAGTATGAGCAATCCCATCACTACTGCTACCATTTTTACCAGATAAGGCTCGGCTTGGGTCTTGGTTGAGGTCAGTCAGAGATCTGAGAGCATCTCTATGCTGAAACATATTCTCTTCACTTGGCAGAAAGTTCCCCACAGCATACAATCCCTAATGTCAAGACAAAATAATCAGTTAGgtggcagaaaaataaaattgttttagaTACTGTATTGTTCCTACTAAAGTAAATAGAGAAGATACACATTTTCTGTGATACTTCAAAGACAAATACTGCTATTGTCAAAACCAGGGCAAATTTAGTGTCAAGTAAGTATCACTAAATAAGTTGATATGTTGCTCAGCTATTCTTTTAGAAATATGCAGTACTTTATTAttaatgttctttcttttctgaaaaataaattggTCGTTAAATCtttataaagcatctactatgtgctggatattcagctaggctctggggacacaaagaaaaaaaaatgaaaccatccagACCCTCAAGATATTTGCAATtgattggaggagacaacacacactACATGTAAATGAGGGAACATATGTAAATCATTTTctaaaccatatatatatatatatatatatatgtatatatatatgtatgtctatacacacaagtgggatatatatagtatatataactatataaatactagctactactactattgctattacatgcatatataaaatatggatgaaagaaatataagaatattGGGGGGAGGGACTAACAGTGGGGAATCAGAAAAGTCTCCTTCCTCCAACCATTGCAGGAAGTGGAATTGGAGCTGAGGGTTATAGGAAACTTGAAAAGATTCAAAGAGTTGGAGGTGAGAAAGCAACAAATTCCAGGCATCGGAAAGTCACATAAGGCAATGGGGAAAAAGTATGCGTAATATTTTTGTATCTGCTACTTTAAAAAGTGTTATTTTTCTAATTGGTTTCTTTGCCAAGTCCTTAGCCTAGAATTTAAAGGCCCTGCACAATATGCCTCCAACTTGACTTTCCCACCTCATATCCTATTACTCCTTTTCCTATGTCCTACATAGCTAGGTGGCTTACTCTATAAGATATATTTGcagttgagaagacctgagtttcaatcctgtctcagatattgGGATCCTTGTGATCATTCACTTGGTCTATGTCTCaggttcctcttctataaaatgaggctaataacaaTAACATACACTCACAATATTGTTAGGAGGACCAAGAGAGCTAATatatgccaagtgctttgcaaacactaAAATATTGTTTATGTGTTAGCTTTTTGCAGCTGCTTGGGTCTACCAGTTGTTGCCTCCAATTCAACATTCTGTTCTCCATGGTTATGCATTCTCACAAGATATCCCTCATGTCTAGAATGTGCACCTCATTCTCACTTTcagcctctcctcttccccaccctacTCAACTCTTGGCTTTGTccaatttagtaagcatttaaccgtttgttgaattgaattggagaaGGAGTATTTTGCCCAATTGCTCTTCAAATGGCCCAAATAATTTTCAGTACATTCACTTCCCAACTATAATCTTATAATGAAGAAAAGCTTTTGGAAAAAAATTGGGTCATAAAAAAATCTCATCTACTTCACTTTAGAATCCACAATTTAGCTCTTCTATCCTCAGCACTTtgtgcagtacctggcacagagcaaTTGCTTTAAAAAGGGTTCCTAATTGATTGATTTGGAATTGTAAGTGACAAATAGCACCATTCATTGAGTGTAATCTATGTGCACAGAACTGGACTAGGTGTTCTGGAGATATAGAACTAAAATGCATAATTTGGACATCACTGGCTTGGCATTCAGTTCACATAACTATCCCCACTAAGAGACAAtttgttcagaatttttaaacTTAGATCGCATGGGGGTACCCCAAGAAATCAGCATATGTCACAATAGTTGAGTTTTATGGTCCTTCtctgaaataatatttttctttagctGCCAAAAGGACAATGGCTAAATTTCTTTTTGATTCGGTCTGTCAGGGTCACAAGACCAGCTTGGTTCTAGGGGAAGAGCAGCTGTTAGATGCCATAAATGAAACATGGGATGGCAGAAAACATACTGGTCCTAAAATGAAAAACTTTcttttcaaattctacctttatgatcttaggcaagttgcttaatatCTCTGTGCCACCTCTATTTCCTTACTTGTTAAATGATAGATGGACctaatgacctttgaggtcctttctagttaaGGATCTATGATCCTGCATCAATCAAAAGTTGACTCTTCAAATTTTGGTTTGACCAGTTCTCTCTTTAGAATTTGTCTCCTATCTATTTAGTATTGTTGTGAAaagatagtatatatatatatatatatatatatatatatatatatatatatatatatatatatacacacacatatatatatacacacacatatatatatgtatatatgtgtatttttaaatcaaaaatgATGGGTTTGCAGTCTAGTTAAGTtattcacttaacctttttatttttcagtttatcAATCAGTTCAAAGAAAATGATCAGATCTCCTAAGCCATTGAATGCTCCATGTGAGAGGAAGTGCAGTTAGTAAGTTGGTCCATAAGCATTTGTTAATgggctactatgtaccaggcactgtgctaaatgagggggatacaaagaaagacaaaagacaattcctgttgtcaaagagattacaatctagttggggacacaatactcacattgttatGTATGAGATATATACAAGATTAATTGGAGATAATGAACAGAAGCacattaaggaagaaaataataatagctaatatttccatagtgcctactatgtaccaggcactttacaaatagtatcatattttatcctcacaacaagcctgggaaatagatcctataggaattgaggcaggcagaagttaagtgacctttcCAAAGCTAGTAAGcacttgaggtcaaatttgaattcaggcctccctgactccaggcccagcactccatctactctgtcatctgggaaaggcttcttctaTAAGGTAggatttttagctgggacttgaaggaaaccaggaagccaacaggtgaagatgaggaaggaaagcatgccaggcatgagggagagccagtgaaaatgcatggagttggaagatggagtctcatgtgtgaggaacaggggataaataaggtataagaagactggaaagataggaatggGCCAAGTTTGAAGGACTTTGAactaaaagaagtacaaaatgaGAGAAGACTTACGATAAACCATCTGGAGCTGAGTTAATGCAAATGTACATTAAGCATAAAGACAGCACTGGAGGGAAGGGAaccaaagaaaaaataagttttgCTTCTGTAACAATGAAGTTCATGGACAAGAATTTGCATTCCTGGTAAACTTTGGAAAATGGATTTCTgacttgggtgggggtggggcatgaaAGTAGCCTTCCAGGCTAATCCTGCTCTGCTGTTTGGCTTTACTATACTCCCAAGTCTTGGCTCCATCTATCATGGACCACAACCATTTTCTTAattattcttttgcttctgtgAAAGCTATTGCTTTTAGATTTGGCTCACTCTTATGGCtgacatttcatttaaaattacttttctctGTTTCAGAGGTGAAGGTTCCATTCGTTGACATTGCTCCAAATACTAAAGGATGGTCagacaaaaataaatgttctttCGGCACATAGAGTTAAATTTATAGATTTGGAAAAaccttttatcattttataagCCCCAAATACATATAATAGACAATAAAAGGCAAAGGTTATCTTATAGATAGCTTAATAAATTTTCATATTtgaattataaactccttgaagataggGAGTATaatttgcctccttttgtatatgcaatgtttagcacagtgcctggcacatagtagggctttacttaatgtttactgattgattaatttaaaaaaaaattctattggaGAGAGATAGGACTTCTAAATATAGTACtgcttagaaaaaaatgaaagatatttccTTAGATGGGGGTAGGCTTACTCATCTTATGTTAGGAGGCAATGAGACTGTTCTCTGCCTTTGGTAAATAATAGCTTGTGTTAGATGTTGATATTGAAAGCTTCCAAACAAGTGATCTCCAAATTAAACTACTTATCCGTATATAggcatgaaataaaacaaaacaaagaaaaacaaaactataccCTTCAAGACTGGGggtatggtgggggtggggggtgattcATAGGCTTGAAATACATGTGGAGGGATAGTTTCAGTTGCAGAAATGTCCTTTAGGACCTTTGACAATTTTAACACCAAATCAAACTAGATTagaatcttttaaatttatttttgtgtgtCTGTATCATGatcccctttggtagtctggtgaagcccatagatcattttcagaataatgtttttaaatggataaagtaaaatacataggatttcaaaggaaacgaACTACAGttacctaaattaaaaaaaacatagatccagtttaagaagctctactctaggtaaaaaaaaattaaagtacttTTCAGCACCCCTAAATTGTTGCCAAATGTTGTATCTTCATTGGTTGTGGTCTCTCcacatatatttttgttgttgttgttgttttaatgtaaacatatatgtatattcaagtCACATTTCAGTATGATACTGGGAAAGTGACTCAACCTTTTATTGCCCCAGGTAGCCCTCTAACATCATAATTTGCTAAGAAGTTGCTGAACAGCATCATTtgatggagtttcctcatctggttgGTCCATAAGTCCATAAAACTACAATTACAACCATAATCCCTGTATGTCTTCACAATTCACAAATATTCAAATGCCTAAAGGTCACATTTGGAATCAAATGTGTCTtattttttctgagtttttttttccttgaaggcaGATACATGACACAATGTATACTTGATTTCAAGTCAGGACTCTGGAGtcatggaaaaaaattgaaaaaaatcaagatcTGTTAAATCCAGTTACGTtttctaattgtgtgaccctggggatgacacttaacctctgtctgactcaatttcctgatctgtaaaatgcagatgataATCGATACTTATCTCCTAggattgtgaggaccaaatgagaaaatcttcgtaaagagctttgcaaaccttaaaacactctaTAAAAACTAGGTATTATTAGACTACATTtcacaaggaaagaaaaatatattctagGCTGCAGAACCATCAGATAATTATTACTGATATTGATAATGACTAGATAGTTTATACCTGGAAAAGTTGCCATTAGAAATCTTTTTGGTTAGCTAAGATTTTATTTCATCTTGCACTTGTCTCCGCCCCAAGATCCTATTCACCCTATTCATCCTAAGTACTCAAGGCTGAGTAGATGCTTGCTTGCTTTTCTGACTGCAATTGAGAAACTCCTAGCCTAAGAGTTTTACGAAATTCCTACCTCCCTACTGCCCTGTCATGGCagtaaaatatgtacaaaaacaggGAAATTACATGAATTAATATGGTATCTTCTGTCAATTAAATTAATAGACGTTGTGTCTACATGGTCAATGGCGCAGTCATTACAGAAACCTGGAACGATAAATTTTGGTTGGGCCGATGAGCTTGTCTCATTGTGTTGTATATATCCACTTACGTGGTAATTGAAGCAATGACTCCTTTTGGGTGTTTGCCAATAATTTTACTCTGTGGACGAACTATAGGTGATAGATTAGTCTAACAGTTACAGCTGGAGTATTTCTGTAATGCGTCTGCTGAGCAAGAGGACACAGCCAAAGACTTTCACAGTCTTCTCAAAATTCAATTAAATCATAAATCATAAGCACATGAGTACTGTTGAAACTACcttacattttccttctttttgacaAGGATTTTATTAGTAGATGTAAATAGAtagaggaagcatttattaagcacttactgtatgtcaAACACCATAGATGTAGCACGTAATAATAGATTATTTACCAAGTATAGAGCAATTCCTCCTCCTATTAAAAAGCCGCAATAGACATCGACCGGGTGGTTCTTATACTGGGTTATCCGCGTTAGGCCACAGATGATACCACAGATGATAAATGCAAACACCAGGAGAGGTTTCAGGAGCTTAGAAGAATCCGTTAACGTAGAATTGAAGTACATCTTAGAGGAGAAAAAGTGATTGGATTCAGCTTACTGAGCAGGGTGAtttggtttgatttttaaaacattctcaCTGTTTCTAAGTCAGAAACCAAAACTATTACTTGTGATATCATTTAACTACTTTGACTTTTGGAGGAGGCAGCATGAGGTAGAGAATTGAGGCAGTTGTCTCTAGAGATGAGGGAGTTTAttatagtggagagagcactgggcttgaagttaagaagacctgggttcaaaatctgcctcagagacttacaaGCTATACTTGTACAATTTATTGACCtgcctagcctcagtttcctcatctgtagattaTCACTTAAGGCAAGCAGTACTACTTACTTTTCTAGTAGCTTTCTCATTGGGAGGGATTGTGACTTAAATGGGATAATGCATGCTATAAAATGCCATAAATGAATttcaagtgaaagaaaaaatagtcatTTGGCCCAGTTATCTGAATGTACCAGAGTAATAAGTTTTTGGATGGTGACAGATATAGCGCATAACCAAAAACTTCAGACACCACTTCATTTATGCAGTCTTTTGTGAACATTTCCTATTAGCTGCTATCAATGTCAGTCACTATGTTCATTACATAGgttattttgtttgttcagttgtttcagttgtgtccaactctttgtgactgcatttggagttttcttggtaaagatactagagtggtttaccatttccttctccaacttattttatagatgaggcacctgaggcaaactgggttaagtgacttgcccagggttacacagctagtaagtgtctgaggttggatttgaactcacatcttcctaattccaggtctggtgctctatccactgtgccacctagctgtcctcaggGAGGTTATTACATatcttgtattttatatttagcaATATGAAATCATGTAGACATTGTCAAGAATATTGcatactggggcagctagatggcacagtgagtagagcaccggccctggagtcccgaggacctgagttcaaatgtggcctcagacacttgatatacttattagctgtgtgacctcgggcaagtcacttaaccccaattgcctggccttaCTCCctcaaaaaataatattttatactaCATAACATAGGCTTAGGGAtggtacctgtgatttcattggtgaggaaaattcctctaccaatgtaggtttgTATCTTTACTGCAACTTAATAGTTTGAATTGTCACCTAGATTAGAgcaatgagaagttaaatgaattgtccaaggtcacacagtctatACGTATCCAAGGCACCATTGAAATCCAATTCTTCCTGTCTTCAAAGCTAGGTGCCCTTCCATAATACCTTGCTGTCTGTTTACTGCATAacataatgaaaggaaatgatagGTTTTTTTAAACACATCATGTCTTATTCAACACATGGATTAAGCCACGGATTGGAATTCAGCTTTAAAGGTatataaaaggaaacaatactgTTATGTATATAGAATAATTATTTCATGACTGTATCTTtcataatagaagaaaacatttgAAAGGCTTGACATTTCATGGCACTGATGATCTGACATTGATCTTTTTAGCACTACCAAAAGTCCCCTGTGATTTTATTCCATGGCTATACAATGTAATTAATTCCTTATAGACAGTGAATATCCCTCTCAATTTTCTGTAGTACACATAGTAAAGAAATGACACAGTTACTTACTGAAATGTACACAGCTGCAAAGGCTGCTAGGGTAGCATGTTGAGAAGGGAATGACTTTCTGCCAAAGAAAGACAGTTAAATTATGCCCTTTAATTCCAGTATACAGTTAGTATTCATCTTAAAAGACACAAGGTGGTGAA is from Trichosurus vulpecula isolate mTriVul1 chromosome 7, mTriVul1.pri, whole genome shotgun sequence and encodes:
- the PLPPR4 gene encoding 2-lysophosphatidate phosphatase PLPPR4, with amino-acid sequence MQRADSQSVQGECDISAGRWRLKEAAAAAALLRSASSSAPPGEDPRPLPKAGMSAKERPKSKVTKDSVTLLPCFYFVELPILASSVVSLYFLELTDVFKPVHSGFSCYDRSLSMPYIEPTQESIPFLMLLSLAFAGPAITIMIGEGILYCCLSKRRNGIGMEPNINAGGCNFNSFLRRAVRFVGVHVFGLCSTALITDIIQLSTGYQAPYFLTVCKPNYTSLNVSCKENSYIVEDICSGSDLTVINSGRKSFPSQHATLAAFAAVYISMYFNSTLTDSSKLLKPLLVFAFIICGIICGLTRITQYKNHPVDVYCGFLIGGGIALYLGLYAVGNFLPSEENMFQHRDALRSLTDLNQDPSRALSGKNGSSSDGIAHTEAILNRNPRDASSLTNLKRANADVEIITPRSPMGKENMVTFSNTLPRANTPSVEDPVRRNATIHASMDSARSKQLLTQWKSKNESRKLSLQVLEPEPGQSPPRSIEMRSSSEPARVGVNGDHHGPGNQYLKIQPGNVPVCNNSMPGGPRVSIQSRPGSSQLVHIPEETQENINTSPKSSSARAKWLKAAEKSVACSRSNSQPRIMQVIAMSKQQGVLQSSPKNTEGSTVTCTGSIRYKTLTDHEPGGIVRVEAHPENNRPIIQIPSSEGEGSGSWKWKAPEKGSLRQTYELNDLNRDSESCESLKDSFGSGDRKRSNIDSNEHHHHGITTIRVTPVEGSEIGSETLSISSSRDSTLRRKGNIILIPERSNSPENTRNIFYKGTSPTRAYKD